Within Channa argus isolate prfri chromosome 4, Channa argus male v1.0, whole genome shotgun sequence, the genomic segment TGCAACTACTAAGTAATCTGATTGCATTGCACAActcatttttattctaaatttgCATTAGCTATAATTTGTTCTTCATATAGTAATACTACTAAAACTATTAATGTGATTCTAATGAGATGATAATAAAGCTTTTTATATTCATCTAGGGCTCAACCTTGTTCTCGTGAATCAAGGCTCCTTGCTGCACTTCGCCACCTAGTGGCTACGATCAATTCTATCAATTCCCCAATTCCCCACTTAACGAAGTCTTCTCATTTCGTGTTACTAAGACGTGGTTCTAATTTTACAATTAGCAGCACTACtataatttttcaaaaacaagacAGCTGTGGAGAAAAACAGGATTTATCTGCGTTCTCAGATTTTCGATCCGCTTTGTTTTGATGGAACTTATTTGGGAACATCGCGGCTACCGTAGAGGTTTTAGGCATCGTCATGTGatccaaaatgtcaacattatTGTGCACTGTGCTCTGACAGACAGCCAATTCACCACTTAAGCGTCGTTTTctttcaatttaaatgttaacatgttCTACTCGCGAGTTGCCGAGGTCAGAACTGCATGTTAGCTATTAATTTGTCGGGTGTCACCGCTGAGGTATGTCGTTTTCGCTTAGCTACCAGGAAGTTAGCTACGTTAGCAAGCTGAGATAGCGTTAGCTCACGTCGGCAAAGTGTCGCTTTTGAAATGCTAGTGTTAGCTAGCGTTGCCATTTATTGACATTAATTTTCTTAACACACTAACATGTGCTTTGTGACATAGTGGCAGTTCTTGTTTGTGCTTGTATAAGCTGAAATAACAGGTGAAAATAGTTGAAGAAACTGTTATATAACCACTGCTTGAAAGAGTGAAATGACTTTCATgtatacatacagtaagtaGATATGTAAAAAATATCGGGTGGCGCTAACATTTAGGCTTGTTTGTGACGTCACAGGATGGCTGTATCTCACCCTGGCCAGTCCTCCCTTGTGCATAGCTTGGCCACGCTCCTCCGAAATGATGGTATGTCATATGATGATACTTACTCACAATATCTTAAATGTACTGAGACACTAACTACGTTCATTTGAACAAAAGCTTTTAGTCAAGGACACCTGAACAACAGGCAATAaggattttctttgttgtaaagTCTGACATTGGTCCATGATTTGAAATTCTGAAATAAGGACTAGCTATGTTTTGCTCCTGTTTGGATCTTTATCCAACAAGGCACAAGAACTTATTTACTAATCTGCATATTAGGCTTGTTTGCCTTGTCTTCCTTTAGTAATACAGTACTATAATATATGATTTAGTTACCTCAGACTTTAACGAGTCATGTCCCCCAACCTCTAGGTGACTTGGTGCTGGGCGGCAGCAGCACACTGACCTTGCCAGCAGCTAGTCTGCAGCAGCTCACCAGGTTGTTTGAGCAGTACTTGCTGTCCAGGAGCCAGCAGCATGGCTTTCTGGCTCTGCcctcccatcctgctgacacgGCGTCCCTGCTGCAGTTGCAGTTCTTGTTTGACGTCCTGCAGAAAACGGTTTCCCTGAAGGTGGGCTAGGACCCCCCCCAGGTTTGGGCCAGGTGTCCTCCATTAGACATATTTGTACCTCGAATAAAGTTTTTGACTTCTCTGCCAGTTATGTGGAGAAAAGCCACATTAAAATCGGTCAGTGAACATTGGACCATTTAAGACCTTCTAAGCTGTTTGTATGATTTAATTATCTTGACCCCTTATGGGACCCTCCACATTCTTCAAACAACCTGTGTTCACACAAAGGGCTGTGCAGTTTGATAAGTAAAAGGTTCTGTGACGTTTCAAATGATTAAATCATTATTCagtattaaatatttagttgcttctttaaaaaatatattttctatgtTGAGTGAGCGATAATACGTGTCTTAACTTTTTAATACAGCTCATCAACCCACCAGAAGTGAGACTTCAGTCTGTGGTGAAAATCTTCCCATTCAAATCCCTGAAGTATTTGGAGGTACagcattaataattattattgatgatgataataatataaCAAACAATACTAATAATGATCATAATTTTACCACTCTCGCTTCGTTATCCTATTAATGCTTCCTCGAGACTGTCTGAAAATCTGTAtgtatctctgtctctgtcgcTCACTAGCTTAAGCGAATACCTTCGCACTGTCTAGAAGGACTCAGAGGAATCTATTCTCAATTGGAGGTCTTCATCTGCTCAAGGAGCCTCAGCTCTCTGGAGGTACTTGAGCTGAATATGTCATCTGTGacaaagagaaagcaaagacttactcatttttgttttgttttctaggAGTTGCTTTCTCTGTGTGGAGGGGACCTGAGCTCTGCACTGCCATGGCTGGAACTGCGTACACTTAACTTTAGTTACAACTCCATTGTGGCCCTAGACCAGTCCCTGGTGAGATGGACATACACACTGATGCATCATTATTAGCCACTTTTGTCTTTATGTGACATCTGCTTTCTCTATACTTAATTTCATAGAGTTTACTGAATGTCCTGAAATCTTTGGACTTAAGCCACAACAAGATTCAGGACTGTGCTGAATTTCTAATGGTAGGTTAGGTTGTGTACTTAATGTATGattgaactttgtttttaaaatatcttttaatattttcctgCTTGTGACAAACCGTTGCTTTGCCTTTCCCTGTGATTTCCCCGCTGCTATCTCGCAGCCTTTGAGTGAACTGGAGCAATTAAATCTAGGTTATAACCACCTCCAGAGGGCGCCAATGCTGAGCCTGAGTGCCAGGGCCAAACTTGTCACACTGATCCTAAGGAACAATGAACTGGAGACTATAAACGGTAGGTAGGCTGATACAGACAGTCACTTCTTGTTCTGTACATGCAGATAATCCAGTCAACAGCTGAAACAGGAGTTGGCCAATGACAAGCTAAATTCAGGAAGACTGTTAGCGGTAGCTAGTAGAGTTTCTCCAACAGTGACCCTGACCTCCCACTCCTTTAGAAGtccttctttttattttgtctgtatgGATAAGAATAGGAAGCAGCATTAGATTCATATATTGTTTATGCTTTATGCTCTTGATATTTAGTCCCTGCTTTGTTGCACTCGCTGATTAAACAGGTGTGGAGCAGTTGTCGTCCCTCCAGCACTTAGACCTGGCCTATAACCTTCTCTTGGAGCATTCCCAGCTGGCTCCTCTCTCCCTGCTGCACTCCCTCAACACAGTAAGAATACACATCCACAGACACAAGCCCACAAAAGCGTCACTATATAATGGAGAGTGGACACATTCAATTTCTTTAGGTATTTGCTTTGCTTTAGGTATTTGCAGCGTGCTGTAAAAAGTGTTATATTCTTGTAGCTCAACCTGGAGGGCAACCCGTTGTTTTTCCAGAAGACACACCGCACCTGCACCGTCCGACATCTCTCTCCTAAGGCTGCCAATCTTAGAGTGAGTAATAATTAAGTCTGCACATAAAAgtgtaatgatttgtttttgttctctgcATTGTGCAGCAGGCACATAACAACAACTTTCAGCATGGTTACatcaaaaataacaatagtTACTGTAAAATGCACCAACTTACTAGCTGAAGACTGATCATATAATGTGATGGGCTTAAACATGAAATAGGAATAGAAGCTGCTAAAATTCCAAAGTGGGATGGGCATCAGCACAAAGTCATCAGCAGGCCATAGTTGTGGCAACTGGGGAATTGATTGCGATAAATTGCATgtcatggtttttgttttttgtttttactttccaGCTCAAACTTGATGGCATCCAGCTTTCCTCATCTGAGCTACTAGTGAGTTTCTCTGTTAGTATGTGATTGTtccaaactgtgtttttaatcttttgttttttgtctgagtAACAGCAAATTAATCTTAGTTCACTCTCTTTTAAAGGCTCTGCCAAAAGCAGGCAAAGTACCCGTCCAGGTCCAGACTTTGCCTCCAGTTGCCATTGCACCAGAACGGAGTTACCAAGAAGCATCTAGTGGTGCTGGGGAGTTTAGTGACAGCCTGTCATTTGGAGAAGTAGGAGTGTCACACATCCGCAGAAGGAAATCTAAGGTATAAAAGTTACTCATACTTGCATACTTAAAGTTAAGTCACTTAAATTTTAAGAGGATTTTAacccagaagaaaaaaaaaaaaaaattttccaaaccaatttgtttttcagagtaAGGTCAGAGTACGAAGGGCCAGCATATCCGAGCCCAGTGATACAGATTATGAGGCCAGATCCTTCACTATTCAAAGTGGGTTTTGTCAACTATGAAccatgtttgtgcattttataaCCACCTGCTCGTGTTGTTCGTGTCCAGGATTGAAGCTTTTCTATTATAAAGGACCAGAATGTATAGTAAATGTGTATTACTTCTCCACTAGGCATTGTCCTTCCCCACCAGCAGGAGATTGAGCGCATGTCCAACTTCAGAGATAAGCTAGGGGAAGATTGGCTGAGGTACCAGCACCATCTAGATGAAGCGTCCACGGCCAATTTCACCAACTCTGTCAGCATCAACCAGCAAACCTCTCACAATCAAACCCTTCACAACGGCCACAACACCACCATGCTGTGCCCCTCTGGGCAGCAGCCTTCTCCACCATCCTCAGAAGTCCAGAATGTTCTCCCCCCTCCACTGCTTACATGTGAGTCCAAGACAGATGCATCTGAAATGAATGGAGACCTGGAAACGGACATTACCCTGCTGTGGCCCGGGGAACGCAATGGACACACAGAATCCACTTTTGATGAAAGCATGGTAGATGGTCCTGTAATGAGCCACAGAGTTGTGGGCTCTAAACCGAGTCCAGAGTCCCAGTCACCAGTTGGACGAGAGAGGGTAGACACtagggaagaagaagaggaggaggacctAGGAggtacaatgtttttaaaaatggcgATTTGTCAAAAGaaccaacattttattacattactgTACTGGATAGTGTTCTCCCAGTGGAAATTCACTTTGTAGGAATCATTTAACACTTCGGAGCATCTTAAACGCTTTCCTTGTTCATCCTAATAATTTAATGAATTAGTGCTTGAGGCAAAACTAGGGGCAAGGTAAAGAACTATCTACTTGCAAAATGGAGTTTCGCCCAGTAAAGTAATCACAACATGTTTTGGAGGTTCTCCTGCTTATCTGACCCTCTCTCTTTTAACTTATTTCCCTGCTAGTGGACCTGTGTCACCCCCTACTTGTGGGTGTCTTATCTGACAGTGATGAAGAAAAAGATGACCAGGTGGGCAAGGGGGAGAAAATGGAGGTGTTTCTGTGCATAAAACAGGGCATGGTGCTGGAGGTAGACATGCAGCGTGGCAGGGAGAGATGCCGTCTGGAGCTATTTAGCTTGGCTCGGGTGGAGACCACAGAGGCCACGTGGACACGTGGGGTAAGAATGGAAGAATGGGACTTCTTGGGCACAATTTCCCAAGGTCCTCAGATTTAGATCtttgtcaagaaaaaaaaaacattcttgatAGTTGTTTTTTGAATCATTGTAGGACTGTAGAAAATATAGTTGTACCAAGTTCACGGATGatcttttgtttctgttcatttcaGGACACAGAAGAGATTCTTCCAGCTGTGGAGCTTCAGTTTGACTATATCAGCAGAGCAAAGAAGAGGAAACGCTACGTCTTGCTGGATGATGACCCACTACAGGCACTGCAGGTTAATAAGACATATACACACTCTGGCAGGAAATGATTTGACTACTTTTGGAAGCAATTTGACCTTTTATTTAAAGATCACACAAGATTGGAGAGTCAGGCTGCCCTAACCTTTTAAATTTGTATCGATATCCAGCTGTACACTTTATCAGAGTGCCTTGTGTAGCATTTTTGGCTCTTCGTTTGTGCTTAGTCAGCTCTGTGCCAGATATACTTttaacacagaaagacaatacCACTTCCATTATGTGAGATTAGTGGCGAGGAGTGAGGGATTTACTATGGCTTTTATCATACCACACATGGCTAAAGTGACAAGTATAAACCACCAGTACACACTTTGAAATCTGCCATAGCTGCTCGTGGAACAAAGCGCATTATCCCAGTGTTTACAGACACCCACACATCTCCTGCACTTCAATCTATGATGTATCACATGAAAAGGATCCTCAGGCTCTGCTAAGTTTTAACTTTCTGAGAAGCACTGTGTAAAAGAAATACACTTTTGTGTGATAAAAATGTCACCTTTTGCTGACTAGGCCCTGACGGACGTGTTGTCCCACGTGATGGAGGAAAACCAGCAGCGTGACTCCGAGCTCCTCCAGCCCAGCTGTGTCCGCATGCAGTGTCTGCGCTGCAGGTCGGAGTTCATGCGTCAGGGAGATGGCTGTGAAGAAGACGCTAGAGGGAGAGCTAAGAGGATAGGGGCTGCGATGCTACCAGAGGACGAGGATGAGGATGAGTGGAACGAGGCAGAGGGCCAGCGTGAGTACAGCAAAGGTGAGAACAATGACAGAATCATCTCTGTGGCAAACACTTGGACAAACAAACTTaaagaaacatacacagttCTTA encodes:
- the stk11ip gene encoding serine/threonine-protein kinase 11-interacting protein isoform X2; the encoded protein is MAVSHPGQSSLVHSLATLLRNDGDLVLGGSSTLTLPAASLQQLTRLFEQYLLSRSQQHGFLALPSHPADTASLLQLQFLFDVLQKTVSLKLINPPEVRLQSVVKIFPFKSLKYLELKRIPSHCLEGLRGIYSQLEVFICSRSLSSLEELLSLCGGDLSSALPWLELRTLNFSYNSIVALDQSLSLLNVLKSLDLSHNKIQDCAEFLMPLSELEQLNLGYNHLQRAPMLSLSARAKLVTLILRNNELETINGVEQLSSLQHLDLAYNLLLEHSQLAPLSLLHSLNTLNLEGNPLFFQKTHRTCTVRHLSPKAANLRLKLDGIQLSSSELLALPKAGKVPVQVQTLPPVAIAPERSYQEASSGAGEFSDSLSFGEVGVSHIRRRKSKSKVRVRRASISEPSDTDYEARSFTIQSIVLPHQQEIERMSNFRDKLGEDWLRYQHHLDEASTANFTNSVSINQQTSHNQTLHNGHNTTMLCPSGQQPSPPSSEVQNVLPPPLLTCESKTDASEMNGDLETDITLLWPGERNGHTESTFDESMVDGPVMSHRVVGSKPSPESQSPVGRERVDTREEEEEEDLGVDLCHPLLVGVLSDSDEEKDDQVGKGEKMEVFLCIKQGMVLEVDMQRGRERCRLELFSLARVETTEATWTRGDTEEILPAVELQFDYISRAKKRKRYVLLDDDPLQALQALTDVLSHVMEENQQRDSELLQPSCVRMQCLRCRSEFMRQGDGCEEDARGRAKRIGAAMLPEDEDEDEWNEAEGQREYSKGNNYFCKGCGSDHVVQLAGQTTPYSSTPLYHSSLPNNDDDHLDMSPSVRSVDKAYKGDYTDDSISGSPFPETAIPTEDTAFVTAQGSSFFIGEDPGDTRSLSDNTECQSKEDLAGSYHYTATGVTPTDDQVQPAGRLTPNDDLDLLSEDYKAVDHRLKLFLDVEVFEEEEELHSFLKMSAVRFGEPGEVPALLVVSNKRIYFLEMTSDVQGQLSDWLQKRDSYPITELSYLEVGLRSQSIHMEFGDRGLAYTLLVRDSERCKRFFGLLTGIVREMAHKSDSMLKSISTTRLSPQHHLWHLVCEDIQADVEDGQLQLFYILAFVLQEDIWMPLTVLATRETLYLLKEDHQWRKTANESEEQSSGKVAVLETLPISCVSSIHVWPSDQCRIDIKLYDETVKQEKMWCVRSESSELLQGLLAWVRTQWEAMFGVKLHTSLQDKVA
- the stk11ip gene encoding serine/threonine-protein kinase 11-interacting protein isoform X4, translated to MMLINPPEVRLQSVVKIFPFKSLKYLELKRIPSHCLEGLRGIYSQLEVFICSRSLSSLEELLSLCGGDLSSALPWLELRTLNFSYNSIVALDQSLSLLNVLKSLDLSHNKIQDCAEFLMPLSELEQLNLGYNHLQRAPMLSLSARAKLVTLILRNNELETINGVEQLSSLQHLDLAYNLLLEHSQLAPLSLLHSLNTLNLEGNPLFFQKTHRTCTVRHLSPKAANLRLKLDGIQLSSSELLALPKAGKVPVQVQTLPPVAIAPERSYQEASSGAGEFSDSLSFGEVGVSHIRRRKSKSKVRVRRASISEPSDTDYEARSFTIQSIVLPHQQEIERMSNFRDKLGEDWLRYQHHLDEASTANFTNSVSINQQTSHNQTLHNGHNTTMLCPSGQQPSPPSSEVQNVLPPPLLTCESKTDASEMNGDLETDITLLWPGERNGHTESTFDESMVDGPVMSHRVVGSKPSPESQSPVGRERVDTREEEEEEDLGVDLCHPLLVGVLSDSDEEKDDQVGKGEKMEVFLCIKQGMVLEVDMQRGRERCRLELFSLARVETTEATWTRGDTEEILPAVELQFDYISRAKKRKRYVLLDDDPLQALQALTDVLSHVMEENQQRDSELLQPSCVRMQCLRCRSEFMRQGDGCEEDARGRAKRIGAAMLPEDEDEDEWNEAEGQREYSKGNNYFCKGCGSDHVVQLAGQTTPYSSTPLYHSSLPNNDDDHLDMSPSVRSVDKAYKGDYTDDSISGSPFPETAIPTEDTAFVTAQGSSFFIGEDPGDTRSLSDNTECQSKEDLAGSYHYTATGVTPTDDQVQPAGRLTPNDDLDLLSEDYKAVDHRLKLFLDVEVFEEEEELHSFLKMSAVRFGEPGEVPALLVVSNKRIYFLEMTSDVHRGQLSDWLQKRDSYPITELSYLEVGLRSQSIHMEFGDRGLAYTLLVRDSERCKRFFGLLTGIVREMAHKSDSMLKSISTTRLSPQHHLWHLVCEDIQADVEDGQLQLFYILAFVLQEDIWMPLTVLATRETLYLLKEDHQWRKTANESEEQSSGKVAVLETLPISCVSSIHVWPSDQCRIDIKLYDETVKQEKMWCVRSESSELLQGLLAWVRTQWEAMFGVKLHTSLQDKVA
- the stk11ip gene encoding serine/threonine-protein kinase 11-interacting protein isoform X1 — translated: MAVSHPGQSSLVHSLATLLRNDGDLVLGGSSTLTLPAASLQQLTRLFEQYLLSRSQQHGFLALPSHPADTASLLQLQFLFDVLQKTVSLKLINPPEVRLQSVVKIFPFKSLKYLELKRIPSHCLEGLRGIYSQLEVFICSRSLSSLEELLSLCGGDLSSALPWLELRTLNFSYNSIVALDQSLSLLNVLKSLDLSHNKIQDCAEFLMPLSELEQLNLGYNHLQRAPMLSLSARAKLVTLILRNNELETINGVEQLSSLQHLDLAYNLLLEHSQLAPLSLLHSLNTLNLEGNPLFFQKTHRTCTVRHLSPKAANLRLKLDGIQLSSSELLALPKAGKVPVQVQTLPPVAIAPERSYQEASSGAGEFSDSLSFGEVGVSHIRRRKSKSKVRVRRASISEPSDTDYEARSFTIQSIVLPHQQEIERMSNFRDKLGEDWLRYQHHLDEASTANFTNSVSINQQTSHNQTLHNGHNTTMLCPSGQQPSPPSSEVQNVLPPPLLTCESKTDASEMNGDLETDITLLWPGERNGHTESTFDESMVDGPVMSHRVVGSKPSPESQSPVGRERVDTREEEEEEDLGVDLCHPLLVGVLSDSDEEKDDQVGKGEKMEVFLCIKQGMVLEVDMQRGRERCRLELFSLARVETTEATWTRGDTEEILPAVELQFDYISRAKKRKRYVLLDDDPLQALQALTDVLSHVMEENQQRDSELLQPSCVRMQCLRCRSEFMRQGDGCEEDARGRAKRIGAAMLPEDEDEDEWNEAEGQREYSKGNNYFCKGCGSDHVVQLAGQTTPYSSTPLYHSSLPNNDDDHLDMSPSVRSVDKAYKGDYTDDSISGSPFPETAIPTEDTAFVTAQGSSFFIGEDPGDTRSLSDNTECQSKEDLAGSYHYTATGVTPTDDQVQPAGRLTPNDDLDLLSEDYKAVDHRLKLFLDVEVFEEEEELHSFLKMSAVRFGEPGEVPALLVVSNKRIYFLEMTSDVHRGQLSDWLQKRDSYPITELSYLEVGLRSQSIHMEFGDRGLAYTLLVRDSERCKRFFGLLTGIVREMAHKSDSMLKSISTTRLSPQHHLWHLVCEDIQADVEDGQLQLFYILAFVLQEDIWMPLTVLATRETLYLLKEDHQWRKTANESEEQSSGKVAVLETLPISCVSSIHVWPSDQCRIDIKLYDETVKQEKMWCVRSESSELLQGLLAWVRTQWEAMFGVKLHTSLQDKVA
- the stk11ip gene encoding serine/threonine-protein kinase 11-interacting protein isoform X3; translated protein: MLAINLSGVTAELINPPEVRLQSVVKIFPFKSLKYLELKRIPSHCLEGLRGIYSQLEVFICSRSLSSLEELLSLCGGDLSSALPWLELRTLNFSYNSIVALDQSLSLLNVLKSLDLSHNKIQDCAEFLMPLSELEQLNLGYNHLQRAPMLSLSARAKLVTLILRNNELETINGVEQLSSLQHLDLAYNLLLEHSQLAPLSLLHSLNTLNLEGNPLFFQKTHRTCTVRHLSPKAANLRLKLDGIQLSSSELLALPKAGKVPVQVQTLPPVAIAPERSYQEASSGAGEFSDSLSFGEVGVSHIRRRKSKSKVRVRRASISEPSDTDYEARSFTIQSIVLPHQQEIERMSNFRDKLGEDWLRYQHHLDEASTANFTNSVSINQQTSHNQTLHNGHNTTMLCPSGQQPSPPSSEVQNVLPPPLLTCESKTDASEMNGDLETDITLLWPGERNGHTESTFDESMVDGPVMSHRVVGSKPSPESQSPVGRERVDTREEEEEEDLGVDLCHPLLVGVLSDSDEEKDDQVGKGEKMEVFLCIKQGMVLEVDMQRGRERCRLELFSLARVETTEATWTRGDTEEILPAVELQFDYISRAKKRKRYVLLDDDPLQALQALTDVLSHVMEENQQRDSELLQPSCVRMQCLRCRSEFMRQGDGCEEDARGRAKRIGAAMLPEDEDEDEWNEAEGQREYSKGNNYFCKGCGSDHVVQLAGQTTPYSSTPLYHSSLPNNDDDHLDMSPSVRSVDKAYKGDYTDDSISGSPFPETAIPTEDTAFVTAQGSSFFIGEDPGDTRSLSDNTECQSKEDLAGSYHYTATGVTPTDDQVQPAGRLTPNDDLDLLSEDYKAVDHRLKLFLDVEVFEEEEELHSFLKMSAVRFGEPGEVPALLVVSNKRIYFLEMTSDVHRGQLSDWLQKRDSYPITELSYLEVGLRSQSIHMEFGDRGLAYTLLVRDSERCKRFFGLLTGIVREMAHKSDSMLKSISTTRLSPQHHLWHLVCEDIQADVEDGQLQLFYILAFVLQEDIWMPLTVLATRETLYLLKEDHQWRKTANESEEQSSGKVAVLETLPISCVSSIHVWPSDQCRIDIKLYDETVKQEKMWCVRSESSELLQGLLAWVRTQWEAMFGVKLHTSLQDKVA